The following is a genomic window from Onthophagus taurus isolate NC chromosome 1, IU_Otau_3.0, whole genome shotgun sequence.
GCAAACAAACAAACGAACGATAACATACATGTACTATTCAAGGAAGTTGGTTGAAATATGgacagaagaaattgaaaagatgGGCCTAGAATTGAtcgtaaataaatgtaaaattgtgataataaataaaaaggcaataagaaataaaccgaaagaaatatttattaaggaaCAAAAGATAGAAGAAGTATCATCATATGAGTACTTGGGCAGTATAATATCATAAGATGGAaggataaatttaaacataaatggaAGAATAAGGAAACAAACAACGTAAATCATACTTTAAACAGACCAATTTTTGGGAAGAAGAAGatagataaaaagataaaattgaaagtgtaCAACGCGGTGGCAGTCCCAATATTAACATATGCCAGTGAATCATGGACACTCCAATATAAACAAGAAGGAAAGAGCACAGcaattgaaatgaaatttttacggAAAATAGTAGGAAAGACGAAGTGGGATAGGATAAGGAATGAGATCTAACCCTTtccaataaatataataaaatagattttcaaatttttaagaaactcTCTTTTGTAACCACTATTATACCTTTTGACTCAGCCCATCTCCTTTCACAAAAATTGGCTAGTTTTCGTTTCTATATAAATAGAACTTTACAATATCCTATttcaaatcataaaaaaacaaaagaatttaatgAACTTTTCAAGAtagcaaaacaaaataatttaccaCTAAAAGTTCTTAACAATCTTATAAGACGGATCCGTAACGCAAATGATCCTCTACACACAAAAATCCAGGAACGCAGGGtctacagtgtgtccccggattgtgtctccgtaaggtataattgacgataaatttttgaattcaaattccatcttttacaattaaagtctggatgtcataaaacgaaatataaccaaattTTACGTTAAATGTtctcaaagtaccaaagttaacgcaagaagtttgttaaccgttgcaagtaaagtggtctttctgagcaatgtacagcaaaagttgattaaaataaaatgtttgttatgttaaattatagcgatatgtcgaattttattaatttaggatataaaagcaaaatgcagatttttaaatcataagattaacaaaacattttcgatctaaactaaattaatataaaagcttattcaatgataccaccaccaacactaacacataattcagcccttttccgacattgtttataactttttcaaatatggtccaacggaatttctctaataacagtttcaattttttgtttgaaacggactaaattgttattaaaattttcagtgtacactttttgttttacataaccccaaaaataaaaattcataatagTTAAATCCGAACTTCTTGGCAGCCATGGTTGCGGACCACATCTaccaatcaattttttccaaataacgtatttaaataatctCTAATTAAAATAGTCGAATGTGGGccgcaaccatcttgttgaaaatataatttattgcgtttttctaaatccacgccgtgaagataattaaataagcAATTTTCTAGTATTTCCAAATATCGGTGTTGATTCAAATTCCCGTTTATGACGGAAGGTTCAATAACTCCGTCTCAAGAAACAGCACACCACACATTCACTTTCTGGGAATACTGGCGTTTACAAGCTATGCGATAATGTGGATTAGTCTTTGACCagaatcgacaattttgtgaTGTAACCACTCCATTAGTGGTGAACGATGCTTCGTCCGAAAATATTatgctttttaaaaaagttctgtctttcaaaattttgtacccaagccacaaacaataatctaaacgttttgcttcatcacctaattcgatagtgtggttaaattttggtttatacggcaatattttattttctcgataAATTCTTTGTTCATGGGATTTACTTATACCGACTTGAACTGCCCTTTTTCTTAACGATACTTTACCGTAATCCATTGCGTTTGTTACTGCAATAAGCGACCCCGCATCATGTTCatctaaaagctatttttccttccttttattttccacattgcctgtttctgaattttttttaacaactctcttaattgtttttgtagtactaaaaatccaaatttttcctcaaattgcCTTAAAACTGCATTGTAACTAATGTTCCCCAATCCATAGCTCtgcactataaatattttatgttgtaatgtaaACATGATCAATTAATCTAACAATAGGCACAATAGACAATAGGCTAAAGCTAAgctatcaaataataattgttagttcactcagatcatttgtttttattgtaaaacgggatattagaaaaaaattttcaagaaaaaactcattttttcttttatgcgctaaattaataaaattccgcATATGGCTATAAtataacataacaaacattttatcttaatcaacttttgttgtacattgctcagaaagaccactttacctgcaacggttaacaaacttcttgcgttaactttggtagTTTGAGGACATTtaacgtaaaacttggttatatttcgttttgtgacatccagactttaattgtaaaagatggaatttgaattcaaaaatttatcgtcaattataccttacggggacacaatccggggacacactgtataaacCTATCCCCTTCAACATTGTCACTCAatacactaaaaaaaatttttcaaaatataattccTCCTTTGCTTTTTCTAATAAGAATAGTATTAACAATCTATTATCTAATTATCATTTTGGAAATAATAACATCTTAAATGAAAGCGGAGTATATTCTATCGGTTGTTCTAAATGCAACGCTATTTACGTAGGACAGACTGGGCGTAAATTACAAATTAGACTAGCGGAACATAAGAATAATCCAAAATCTACAAACAAGATTATTACATAAATGTAAGAAAGGTTTTAAGTTGGATCTTTTGGAATCTCTTGAAATTAGTAGAGCAACAAATAACAATGAATATATGACACTAAATGACCAATTGGATATCAATTATATTCCACTTTACACTTGCCTTTCTGAAATTtagttaatgtttttaattaatgtaagAAACGGAGGAGATTTAATAGGGATGGAATATTGGGAATTAATTctataattttgtttgttaatttttgtatttttccaTCTCTGTTTGTCATTTCcttcgtttttgattttaaatttccttcatTTGTGTGCTTTGTTAAGTCTTTTTCTATTAAGTCTTTTTGATAAGTTTTTATCAGCTAATGTTCTTCTTAATGTTTCGTTTAACATGACTGTAAGTTtggttttattattcttttttatttttaaatgattttcttttgtCTCCATTATATGTAGATTCAGCTGAAGATGAaactttttaagttttgaaacCGGTtctgaataaataaattattttagggaGTCAGAAGttgttcattttattaattttttattaataattttaaaattttaattttgattgtttaCTTCCTGCACATTTTCACCCTTACACTTTTGGATGCGACCCGATGTAAGTTTTGTCAGTAAGGTGCTGTTTCATCCCCATTGAAAACATCGTCATCGCTTAATTTAGGCCAAATATGCTTCAACCAAGTAGAAACAACCGAcgtctttattaattttactgCTCCAGAATGCTTACCGGTAACAATATTATGTCATGCTTATCTTTCCAACTATCCTGTGGTACACTGAAAATCTTATCAATCTAGTAATTTTCCAAACTCTTCAGCTTTCatctttaaatataaatcagGTTTCAGGTTTTGGCGtaatggttttcttattttcttaaattatcttATAAGCTTctataaaatctataaaaaatcTGAGTATACCAATAGGTTACGCAGTTTgtaatattgtatattttatgtCATTTTGATGCCATTTTTTGCCATGgataaaaaacactttatttttaatatagcTGCAATAGTAGTAGATAAAAGCCGAttctagaacctcctctcagaacctcaggtcaaggtcaaggccaaggtcactcaacgtgaccttggccttagtttagatcgaaaatgttttgttaatcttatgatttaaaaatctgcattttgcttttatatcctaaattaataaaattcgacatatcgctataatttaacataacaaacattttattttaatcaacttttgctgtacattgctcagaaagaccactttacctgcaacggttaacaaacttcttgcgttaactttggtagTTTGAGGACATTtaacgtaaaacttggttatatttcgttttgtgacatccagactttaattgtaaaagatggaatttgaattcaaaaatttatcgtcaattataccttacggggacacaatccggggacacactgtataaacCTATCCCCTTCAACATTGTCACTCAatacactaaaaaaaatttttcaaaatataattccTCCTTTGCTTTTTCTAATAAGAATAGTATTAACAATCTATTATCTAATTATCATTTTGGAAATAATAACATCTTAAATGAAAGCGGAGTATATTCTATCGGTTGTTCTAAATGCAACGCTATTTACGTAGGACAGACTGGGCGTAAATTACAAATTAGACTAGCGGAACATAAGAATAATCCAAAATCTACAAACAAGATTATTACATAAATGTAAGAAAGGTTTTAAGTTGGATCTTTTGGAATCTCTTGAAATTAGTAGAGCAACAAATAACAATGAATATATGACACTAAATGACCAATTGGATATCAATTATATTCCACTTTACACTTGCCTTTCTGAAATTtagttaatgtttttaattaatgtaagAAACGGAGGAGATTTAATAGGGATGGAATATTGGGAATTAATTctataattttgtttgttaatttttgtatttttccaTCTCTGTTTGTCATTTCcttcgtttttgattttaaatttccttcatTTGTGTGCTTTGTTAAGTCTTTTTCTATTAAGTCTTTTTGATAAGTTTTTATCAGCTAATGTTCTTCTTAATGTTTCGTTTAACATGACTGTAAGTTtggttttattattcttttttatttttaaatgattttcttttgtCTCCATTATATGTAGATTCAGCTGAAGATGAaactttttaagttttgaaacCGGTtctgaataaataaattattttagggaGTCAGAAGttgttcattttattaattttttattaataattttaaaattttaattttgattgtttaCTTCCTGCACATTTTCACCCTTACACTTTTGGATGCGACCCGATGTAAGTTTTGTCAGTAAGGTGCTGTTTCATCCCCATTGAAAACATCGTCATCGCTTAATTTAGGCCAAATATGCTTCAACCAAGTAGAAACAACCGAcgtctttattaattttactgCTCCAGAATGCTTACCGGTAACAATATTATGTCATGCTTATCTTTCCAACTATCCTGTGGTACACTGAAAATCTTATCAATCTAGTAATTTTCCAAACTCTTCAGCTTTCatctttaaatataaatcagGTTTCAGGTTTTGGCGtaatggttttcttattttcttaaattatcttATAAGCTTctataaaatctataaaaaatcTGAGTATACCAATAGGTTACGCAGTTTgtaatattgtatattttatgtCATTTTGATGCCATTTTTTGCCATGgataaaaaacactttatttttaatatagcTGCAATAGTAGTAGATAAAAGCCGAttctagaacctcctctcagaacctcaggtcaaggtcaaggccaaggtcacgttgagtgaccttgaccttgaccttgccctgaggttctgggaggaggttccagaatcggctattgcaaagggggtcgttgaccagtaacctagacctaaacaatgacctttactttgagctcacctcaggtcaagatcacgtttagtgaccatgaccttgatcagtaaccttgacctgaacaatgacctttactttgacctcaacggagaccttgaagtcaaccttaattgtgaccaTGACATTGACCTTGTACGTGACCTGAAATGAAGGTTACACGACGTGAGTTCATTGAAAACCCCACTTCGGAGGAGGTATGCTTTAAATAGCAGATAGAAAATCGTGTTCAACAGTATTGAAGTAAGAGTGTTGTGAACATGTTGACCTGCGACGTGTGTTACAAAGAGTTTACTAGACCAGATAATCTTGTGAGACATCAACGCACAGCATGTATTGGGAAACGTCGAAAGGTGGAAGAGGATCAACAAGGAGATGTTATAGTGTGTGAAATATGTGATGAACACGTAACCAGACAATGTTATTCCTCACATCTGCGCAGCAACAAACATAAACAGAAAGCCTTCGTAATAATAGATGATGgtgtagaaaaaatagattcgatatttggagataaaatatgtAGTTTTAGAGTGAGCGATCATGAACGGAAGTACGTAGACATGAAGGAATTCAGTAACCGAATTAGAGAAAAAGTTATCAGTTTGATACAGTCCGTGAGGAATGTAAATGGTAGTTTAAAAGTGAATACGGAAATTTTTGGattgtatttcataaatacgaaggaagaagtggaaatcaaatcattcaacacaaaaaataaaattataacagtaGCCGTAGACTTGTACCAAACATACGAGGACTTTATGGACGAGATTATGGTGAAAATGTCGGAATTCCAAGAACGGGACTCAGGTAAGAGTATAAGAATAGAAAAGTAGTAAAATGCGAAACTAAAGGCGTTAATACTGCAGGTTGGACCTTGTTGGAAATATTATATCTTGAAGTGAACTGTAACAAGTTTAATCCTACAAGAGCATCGAGCTACATCGACTTACCGACATCCATAAAAGGGAAGAGAGCGGTAATAAATGTGcaaaataacgataataagTGCTTTGCTTGGGCACTGATGTCCGCGCTGTACCAACCCACAGGTTTACCGCAAAGAATATCATCATACCCAGATTATAGGgaaacagaattaaagtttGACTGCGTAACATTCCCAGTACCCATCAGAGACATACCAAAATTtgaggaagaaaataacatttcaattAACGTCTATGGTATAAATTCTTGGTATAATGGAGAGAAAATGGTAGATGATATTGTaactgtatgtatatgtaaacaGAAACGGGAGCGTCATGTAAACTTATTAGTAGTCAGCGACAATTTCGGGAATAACCactattgttggataaaaaacttatctcgACTGATAAATACACAATCATCGACTCATGAACATCAAAGATATATTTGTGAGGGTTGTTTGCAATACTTTTCAACTGAAGACAAGTTGGTACGACATCAGATGGATGActgtaaaaaagtgaaagCAACAGTACCAAGCgaacaaataaaagtgaatAAGTTCGGACATctagaaaaggaaaatgttttacaatttgaaggatttgaaaaaaaaatgaaagttccGTTTGTGGTGTACGCCGATTTCGAGGCGATTCTGAAACCCTTAACGCCCGAAGAAGGAAAAGTTTACGATGATAATAAACCATATACGGCCCGATGTTTTGAACACGAACCATACGCGTTTGCGTACTACATTAAGTGTGCTTACGATGATAACTTATCGAAATTCCGAATATACCGAGGGCGAAACGCTGCTCtggaatttattataagattggagaaggatgtaatagagatctataaacaacatttgaggCAAACAAAGGATATGATACCGCTAAGCTGTCTGGACCAATTTGTACATGAACTGAGTTCCGTATGTCACATTTGTGATAAACcaataaacaaagaagagaAAGTGTGTGATCACGATCACTTGACAGGATTGTATAGGGGTCCTGCGCATTCCGTctgcaatataaattataaattaccgaTGTTTATCCCTGTGTTTTTCCACAACCTGTCGAATTACGATGCCCACATGTTTGTGAAAAGTATTGCCCTAAACAAGGAGGAagtagaggtgatagcacaaaacaaagaaaaatatatttctttttccaaaaaaatagttgtCGGAGAAACAACCGATAACAAGGGAAAGAAACGCAaagtgtttatgaaaataagattCGTCGACTCGTTTAGATTTATGGCGAGTTCTTTGGAAAAGTTGGTTTCATATTTGGATGATAAGGATTGTGtggaagtgaaaaaaaaattcaaagactCTGAAGAATTTAGATTGATGCGCCAGAAAGGTGTATTTCCATATTCGTTCGTAGATTCGTTTGAAAAGTTGGAGTATAGTAAATTGCCTGATCATACACAGTTTTACGACATATTGAGTTCAAGTAATATTTCAAAGGAACAATACTCTAGAGCACAGACTgtatggaataaatttaagtgtACAACGTTGGGAGAATACAGTGACCTGTATTTGACGTCAGATGTGTTAATGTTGACTGAcgtctttgaaaatttcaggaCAATATCTTTGGAGAATTACAATCTGGATCCTTGCCATTATTATACTGCGCCCGGGTTTGGGTGGGATGCTCTGTTAAAAATGAcaggtgtaaaattagaattgttaTCAGACATTGACAtgttacacttttttaagaaagGAATTAGAGGCGGTCTCTGTATGTGTGTAAAACGATCTGCAATAGCAAACAACAAGTTCCTTGACGATTTTAACCCGGAAAAACCATCATCATATATTCTATACTTGGACGCTACCAATTTGTATGGGTATGCAATGAGTTGTAAATTACCAACAGGCGGTTTTCGATGGTTGTCGAACCAAGAAATAGCAGATATAGATGTGGAGTGTTTAGATGATGAACACCTTGGTTATGTCTTTGAAGTGGATTTGGAGTATCCCGAAAGGTTACACAACCAGCATGATGATCTACCGTTTTGTCCCGAAAACATAATCGCTCCCGGATCGAAGCATCCTAAGTTGATTGCgaacttacaaaataaatcgaaatacatAATTCACTATGTAAACCTACGTGAATGTGTGAAAAAAGGTCTTAAGCTAACCAAAATACACCGTGCATTGCAATTTCAACAATCGCCGTGGATGAAACcatatatcgattttaactctgaGAAACGAATGAATGCTACGAATGAATTTgggaaaaatcattataaacaaatgaataatatcgTGTATGGGAAAACgatggaaaatgttgaaaatagagtCGATATACGATTAGTGTCACATTGGGAGAATCGTTACAGGAGACCCGGTGCAGAAGCTCTTATCGCAAAGCCGACTTTCAagtcatcgaaaattttctgccatAATTTGGCAGCCATTGAAATGCAGAAGGTGGAGGTCAAATATAACAAACCTCTGTATGTAGGGTTTAGCGTACTGGAATTGTCGAAAGCGgtcatttataactttttttataattttttaaaagagaaatatggtgaaaacgtattattgttatatacaGATACGGATTCGTTAATTCTCGAAATATTTACTGAGAATGTATACCaggatatcaaagaaaatatagagaTGTTCGATACCTCTAATTACAAGTTAAACAACAGACATAATATTCCTCCAGGGCCGCCGATAGTtggaaaaatgaaagatgagTACCCAAATACGATATTAACATCGTTTTATGGTACAGGAGCTAAAGCTTAttgtattaacactttggaaggAGTTGTCAAGCGTGCCAAGGGTGTGAAAAAGtatgttatcgataaaaacttAAGTGTTTCAGAATATAAACGGATTATCGAAGATGGAGGTTCTGTGCGAAAAAAGATGTATGTCTTTCGCTCCTCCTATCACACGATGTATACAGAACTAAAGAATAAAGTGGCGCTCTCTGCACATGACGATAAACGTTACGTGATGGAGGATGGATGTCATACGTTAGCTTGGGGAAACTATCTTATTGAAGATCTACGCAGGGAAGATCTTTTGGACAACTTATTGGAGTTGTTAAACGTAAACATGTATGGCTAGTTAAATTGCGATcagttaatttgtaaaaaaaaaaaatacttgcttgtatcacaaaacttgtatataaagtagaaagtaggttgttaaaaaggttacttgaaataaaatcaacgaaattaaaaaaaaagttttttattttcttagtgtaaaaattataatacatccttttttgcaatccaagaattatgagagCTATCCATTCCCAACCATTTCACTCGgactttatttccttttcgacgaagaactttttcaattaaaaatacatccgGGTGTTTCACACGTTGTAATTCTTCGTcgtaaaatgctccaagaaTGGGTTCTCCTCTACCATCTTTAATAAGGTAAGTCCTGGGATTAGTATTTTGAACTGTCGctatggtgaaaatttcattggaCCAAGTTGGTTGGTAACCTTTAGCAAAAGCGTGTCTGTACTTGCTAATTCGCACGTGTTCCCccacattaaatttatggtGGTTGGGGTCGACAACTTTAATGGAATTGTATACAGTATTTAACAGAGCAGATTCATTTCGTCGATTAACAGCTGAAGGTTTCATGTGAATGGTGCGATGTATTGTGTTGTTGtaagattttagtaatttgGGTAGTAAGTCTAACCAGCGATAATTTCCTtgcatactaaattctttccacattttattttttagggttcTATTAAACCGTTCGATAATCGAGCTTTTTAAAGTGGAATAGGTGCTGTAATGATTAATGTTAAGTTgttccattaatttttgaaaatcgctaTTGTAAAACTCTTTCCCATTATCGGTTTGTAAGTTGCTCGgagtaatattctttttactaTGCAAAATGTCCTTCATAGCTTGAGTAACCTCTTTCCCAGTTTTGGTTTTGAGTGGTAAGGCCCATgcgtattttgaaaaagcgTTGATAACAGTCAGTATATACTTGTAACCTTTATTGACCGACGCATATGGGATCATTTCAACCAAATCAGCTTGATAAAGATCCAATAGTCCGTGAAGCAGAACGCGGCGTCGCCGATAATGTCGTCTCGCAGGTGCATGTAGTTCGTTAACGAGATCTCGCTTAACACTAACCATTACTCTACAACCCCTTCAATCAACAACTCTACAAGAAAAGGTAGTCCTCCTATCGGTGcattatttttacacttaatGGTATCTCCGCGTTTGAGTTGGACTCCCTGGAGCGACTTAATAACGATATCGTTAACAAGTAACTGAACATGAGCGGACTTTACAACATCTTTTATCATACCTTCGTAGAAAGAATTGATGTAATCCGTAATTCCACTTTTGtttgtgattttataaagttttgtttttggatcaacatctccatcaccacgtaaagttaaaataaatgttgatgaaGGTTGTAGAACTTCGGATCTTGCTATGTGGTTCTGTATAACATG
Proteins encoded in this region:
- the LOC139432633 gene encoding uncharacterized protein, encoding MLTCDVCYKEFTRPDNLVRHQRTACIGKRRKVEEDQQGDVIVCEICDEHVTRQCYSSHLRSNKHKQKAFVIIDDGVEKIDSIFGDKICSFRVSDHERKYVDMKEFSNRIREKVISLIQSVRNVNGSLKVNTEIFGLYFINTKEEVEIKSFNTKNKIITVAVDLYQTYEDFMDEIMVKMSEFQERDSGWTLLEILYLEVNCNKFNPTRASSYIDLPTSIKGKRAVINVQNNDNKCFAWALMSALYQPTGLPQRISSYPDYRETELKFDCVTFPVPIRDIPKFEEENNISINVYGINSWYNGEKMVDDIVTVCICKQKRERHVNLLVVSDNFGNNHYCWIKNLSRLINTQSSTHEHQRYICEGCLQYFSTEDKLVRHQMDDCKKVKATVPSEQIKVNKFGHLEKENVLQFEGFEKKMKVPFVVYADFEAILKPLTPEEGKVYDDNKPYTARCFEHEPYAFAYYIKCAYDDNLSKFRIYRGRNAALEFIIRLEKDVIEIYKQHLRQTKDMIPLSCLDQFVHELSSVCHICDKPINKEEKVCDHDHLTGLYRGPAHSVCNINYKLPMFIPVFFHNLSNYDAHMFVKSIALNKEEVEVIAQNKEKYISFSKKIVVGETTDNKGKKRKVFMKIRFVDSFRFMASSLEKLVSYLDDKDCVEVKKKFKDSEEFRLMRQKGVFPYSFVDSFEKLEYSKLPDHTQFYDILSSSNISKEQYSRAQTVWNKFKCTTLGEYSDLYLTSDVLMLTDVFENFRTISLENYNLDPCHYYTAPGFGWDALLKMTGVKLELLSDIDMLHFFKKGIRGGLCMCVKRSAIANNKFLDDFNPEKPSSYILYLDATNLYGYAMSCKLPTGGFRWLSNQEIADIDVECLDDEHLGYVFEVDLEYPERLHNQHDDLPFCPENIIAPGSKHPKLIANLQNKSKYIIHYVNLRECVKKGLKLTKIHRALQFQQSPWMKPYIDFNSEKRMNATNEFGKNHYKQMNNIVYGKTMENVENRVDIRLVSHWENRYRRPGAEALIAKPTFKSSKIFCHNLAAIEMQKVEVKYNKPLYVGFSVLELSKAVIYNFFYNFLKEKYGENVLLLYTDTDSLILEIFTENVYQDIKENIEMFDTSNYKLNNRHNIPPGPPIVGKMKDEYPNTILTSFYGTGAKAYCINTLEGVVKRAKGVKKYVIDKNLSVSEYKRIIEDGGSVRKKMYVFRSSYHTMYTELKNKVALSAHDDKRYVMEDGCHTLAWGNYLIEDLRREDLLDNLLELLNVNMYG